A section of the Methanoregula formicica SMSP genome encodes:
- a CDS encoding ComF family protein → MCQVFTRSDGTELEILHPPYCEICGNPIPDSFALSHPYCGACKDCSDKLHPIVQVRAFGKYYYEDEKPDDVLSNEIRRFKRDKRLAPLLLECMYYAIDVQYPDLQELDVVIPVMRGTQDGGYNQSGLLAQGIAAHYGKPFVDVLYKQQPYRSMHDIHDHREKEAEIAGKIGCNYVFESDESVLLIDDTCIDMVTKRECARVLKANGASTIKSLVIGRMVNRRHMETLRRYND, encoded by the coding sequence ATGTGTCAGGTGTTTACACGCTCTGATGGGACTGAACTAGAAATTCTTCACCCACCATATTGTGAGATTTGTGGGAATCCTATTCCTGATTCGTTTGCATTATCTCATCCTTATTGTGGAGCTTGTAAAGATTGTTCCGATAAACTCCATCCTATCGTTCAAGTCAGAGCGTTTGGAAAATATTACTATGAGGACGAAAAGCCCGATGATGTTCTCAGTAATGAGATCCGTCGCTTTAAAAGAGACAAACGGCTTGCCCCACTTCTCTTGGAATGTATGTATTATGCAATTGATGTTCAATATCCAGACCTTCAAGAATTAGATGTGGTAATCCCAGTGATGAGAGGTACGCAGGATGGGGGATACAACCAATCTGGCCTCTTGGCACAAGGTATTGCTGCTCATTATGGGAAGCCATTCGTGGACGTTCTCTACAAACAACAGCCCTATCGATCAATGCATGACATCCATGATCACCGTGAAAAAGAGGCTGAAATTGCAGGAAAGATTGGATGCAATTATGTCTTCGAGAGTGATGAGTCTGTTCTCCTCATAGATGATACGTGTATTGACATGGTTACAAAACGAGAATGCGCTAGAGTGCTTAAAGCGAATGGTGCAAGTACTATCAAATCACTTGTAATTGGGAGAATGGTCAACCGGAGACACATGGAAACATTACGGAGATATAATGACTAA
- a CDS encoding winged helix-turn-helix domain-containing protein: protein MMVGSKTGLPKITHVAKLVNTQFSETDTKIINYLFEKKQASYNEIAEALEISKPTVSRRVRLIQKEGLVISFKSNKESVIKWIGGTPALDAELESSTTSHITASMLAENYDQLICDPFSPFSLVFENHCWEVMQNLKEGLNDLELGQIIGKAISLDTIRRIMVTCATHNIIEIKTIRAPAGNDITTLFEPLYKIEKVNRQYIQYLTLIRGLASAMSYKMEKKASNNTIHPYAPILDINEQIFATYSDVITSTRNNNDREILLKALANYDFAPDLDRLFKHENWRIKVKDAHFVSLDSKSDNLVISKEFFNDCTKKVIKGVREFDK from the coding sequence ATGATGGTTGGATCAAAAACAGGTTTACCAAAAATCACACATGTGGCAAAATTGGTGAATACACAATTTTCCGAAACGGATACCAAGATCATTAATTATCTTTTTGAGAAAAAACAAGCCTCCTATAATGAGATAGCGGAAGCCTTGGAAATAAGTAAGCCAACTGTAAGTAGGCGAGTCCGCCTAATTCAGAAAGAGGGTTTGGTGATCTCCTTTAAATCAAACAAGGAGTCTGTAATTAAATGGATTGGGGGAACACCCGCGCTTGATGCAGAATTGGAGTCCTCTACAACGAGTCATATAACTGCATCAATGCTTGCTGAAAACTATGATCAGCTCATTTGCGATCCGTTCTCACCATTTTCTCTTGTTTTTGAAAATCACTGTTGGGAAGTCATGCAAAATCTGAAAGAAGGGCTTAATGATCTCGAATTAGGACAAATAATCGGAAAAGCCATCTCACTTGATACTATTCGAAGAATAATGGTCACTTGTGCCACCCATAACATTATTGAAATTAAAACCATCCGAGCTCCGGCGGGTAATGATATTACGACCTTGTTCGAACCCCTTTATAAAATCGAGAAAGTCAACCGTCAATATATTCAATATTTGACATTGATTAGAGGACTGGCCTCCGCTATGAGTTATAAGATGGAAAAGAAAGCATCAAATAATACCATTCATCCGTATGCACCAATTCTTGATATCAATGAACAAATATTCGCAACCTATTCTGATGTCATCACCTCTACACGAAATAACAACGACCGGGAAATTCTCTTAAAAGCATTAGCGAATTATGATTTTGCTCCCGATCTCGATAGGTTATTCAAACATGAAAACTGGCGAATAAAAGTAAAGGATGCCCATTTCGTCTCATTGGACTCTAAGAGTGATAATCTCGTTATCTCGAAAGAATTTTTCAATGACTGCACAAAAAAAGTCATCAAAGGAGTGAGAGAGTTTGACAAATAA
- a CDS encoding site-specific integrase, with product MTDFHYGKAEYGDRSIQSAIERNELSENDAKIILEFVGELVALQGISLSRRNNLIFSLVFWRRFLPQYRDATMTDLVQAIGDARIAKNQRGEPYKQNTLHDHITLIKRFYTWLIENQYTHVSVTPAGIKRIKPPPVQRVTHSPDEILTKAEINKMVKTTKNPMYRAVVCMLYEGGFRAKEIGTLTWSQVSFDQYGLAVRTDLKTRIPRYIRLIKSKKYLNAWKRIYPGNPSGKNLVFLNNDGNPLSHNVLSRQVRIIGQQSGIMKKVTLHIFRHSRITHLIKMGVREDVIKLMMWGSTDTEMLQTYSHISNKDISEIVRQMEGIKLKPLTEDRTLAPRQCKYCWEINPPMFNYCGKCGRELKRPDGSNDKKKEEKLFP from the coding sequence ATGACTGATTTTCATTATGGAAAAGCTGAGTACGGAGATAGATCCATTCAATCCGCTATTGAAAGAAACGAGCTTTCAGAGAATGATGCAAAGATAATTTTGGAATTTGTCGGGGAGCTCGTTGCACTCCAAGGCATTTCTCTCTCCCGTCGCAACAATCTGATTTTCAGCTTGGTATTTTGGCGAAGGTTCCTCCCACAATATCGTGATGCTACTATGACTGATCTTGTTCAGGCAATCGGTGATGCCAGGATAGCGAAAAATCAGCGAGGTGAACCGTACAAACAAAACACACTTCACGATCACATTACCCTGATTAAACGATTCTATACTTGGTTAATCGAGAACCAGTACACGCACGTTTCTGTTACCCCTGCGGGCATCAAGAGAATCAAACCTCCTCCCGTTCAGAGAGTAACCCATTCCCCTGATGAGATCCTGACTAAAGCTGAGATCAACAAGATGGTCAAGACTACCAAAAACCCAATGTACCGCGCGGTTGTTTGCATGTTGTATGAGGGGGGATTTCGGGCGAAGGAGATCGGTACTCTGACCTGGAGCCAGGTTTCATTCGATCAATATGGGCTAGCTGTCCGGACGGATTTGAAGACGCGGATTCCAAGATACATCAGGCTCATTAAAAGTAAGAAATATCTCAATGCCTGGAAACGAATCTACCCTGGCAATCCCTCTGGAAAAAATCTGGTTTTTCTGAATAATGATGGGAATCCACTTTCTCACAATGTCCTATCTAGGCAAGTCCGGATTATCGGTCAACAGTCAGGGATTATGAAAAAGGTCACACTCCATATCTTCCGCCATTCCAGGATCACGCACCTCATCAAGATGGGAGTTCGTGAAGATGTCATCAAACTGATGATGTGGGGGAGTACGGACACCGAGATGCTTCAGACCTACAGCCACATTTCGAATAAAGATATCAGCGAAATCGTACGGCAGATGGAGGGGATAAAATTGAAACCTTTGACTGAGGATCGGACTCTCGCTCCACGACAGTGTAAATATTGTTGGGAGATCAATCCTCCAATGTTTAATTATTGTGGAAAATGTGGGAGAGAACTCAAACGACCGGATGGATCAAATGATAAGAAAAAGGAGGAGAAGTTATTTCCTTAG
- a CDS encoding ribbon-helix-helix domain-containing protein: MATIRGKPKKQIGYKIPTDLQKKIDSLIAKEEFSNQADIITASLRSYFDKRDFEDVVESKVVSFLKSEDGLKLLHELANK; the protein is encoded by the coding sequence GTGGCTACAATTCGTGGAAAACCAAAGAAACAGATTGGTTACAAAATTCCCACTGATTTGCAAAAGAAGATTGATTCCTTAATTGCAAAAGAGGAGTTCTCGAACCAGGCTGATATCATCACAGCATCGTTGCGATCTTATTTCGACAAGCGCGATTTTGAAGACGTTGTTGAAAGTAAGGTAGTCAGTTTCTTGAAATCTGAAGACGGCCTGAAACTCCTGCATGAATTAGCTAACAAGTAA
- the thsA gene encoding thermosome subunit alpha, with the protein MLSGQPIIILKENVERNTGKEAQRSNIAAAKAIAGAVKSTLGPRGMDKMLVGSTGDIVITNDGATILSEIAVQHPGAKMVIEVARTQDDEVGDGTTTAIILVGALMEQAEIMLEQGIHPTVIAQGYRMGMEKALEITTGLSHKVDATDRKTLLKITDTAITGKSVEQVKDKLDGIIVDAVMAVAEKANGKIVVDEEDVMIKKQKGQAMDDAELIRGVVIDKVRVNDGMPKKIPKAKVALIASPLEITKTQVKAKIKISTAEQVNAFSEQERGALKKLADLVIDSGANVLLCQKGISDIAQFYLAKAGVFAIEDVPEKDLKYAARALNANIVAKPDALTAKDLGTADLVEEDTEGNVTRISGCKNPKTITILLRGTSDYLLDELERAVVDGTRVVMDAMEDGTYVVGGAAVETEMLMKIRDYAQTVGGRVQLAIEGYATAFEAIPRALAENSGFNPIDKIVELKNAHAKGKKNAGLNVYQGKVVDMLSEGVIEPLRSKRQSIQSASETAIMLIRVDDMMITQQGGKAGAAPHM; encoded by the coding sequence ATGCTATCTGGACAGCCAATTATCATTTTAAAAGAAAATGTGGAGCGTAATACCGGGAAAGAAGCCCAGCGCTCGAATATTGCGGCCGCAAAGGCAATTGCCGGCGCCGTGAAGTCGACGCTTGGCCCCCGGGGCATGGACAAGATGCTCGTCGGCTCCACAGGTGACATCGTCATAACGAATGACGGGGCAACGATCTTAAGCGAGATCGCTGTTCAGCATCCCGGCGCAAAGATGGTCATCGAGGTCGCCCGGACCCAGGACGACGAAGTCGGTGACGGGACCACCACCGCGATCATCCTGGTCGGCGCGCTGATGGAGCAGGCCGAGATCATGCTCGAACAGGGCATCCACCCAACCGTCATTGCCCAGGGATACCGCATGGGCATGGAGAAGGCCCTTGAGATAACAACCGGCCTCTCCCACAAGGTCGATGCAACCGACCGGAAGACCCTCCTGAAGATAACCGACACGGCAATCACCGGCAAGTCGGTTGAGCAGGTCAAGGACAAGCTCGACGGTATCATCGTCGATGCGGTCATGGCCGTTGCCGAGAAGGCGAACGGGAAGATCGTTGTTGACGAAGAAGATGTCATGATAAAGAAGCAAAAGGGCCAGGCAATGGACGATGCCGAACTGATCCGTGGCGTTGTGATTGACAAGGTCCGTGTCAACGACGGGATGCCAAAGAAGATCCCGAAGGCAAAGGTTGCCCTCATCGCGTCCCCACTCGAGATAACAAAGACTCAGGTCAAGGCAAAGATTAAGATCTCCACCGCAGAGCAGGTGAACGCATTCTCCGAGCAGGAGCGCGGGGCGTTGAAGAAACTTGCCGACCTCGTCATCGACAGCGGCGCAAACGTCCTCCTCTGCCAGAAAGGCATCTCCGATATTGCACAGTTCTACCTGGCAAAGGCAGGTGTGTTTGCCATTGAAGATGTCCCCGAGAAGGACCTCAAGTATGCAGCCCGGGCACTCAACGCAAACATTGTTGCAAAGCCGGACGCCCTGACCGCAAAGGACCTCGGCACCGCAGACCTCGTGGAGGAAGACACCGAAGGGAACGTCACGCGGATCTCCGGCTGCAAGAACCCCAAGACCATCACCATTCTCCTCCGGGGGACGAGCGACTACCTGCTTGACGAGCTCGAGCGGGCGGTTGTTGACGGGACCCGTGTTGTCATGGATGCCATGGAAGACGGAACCTATGTTGTTGGCGGAGCAGCAGTCGAGACCGAGATGCTCATGAAGATCCGCGACTATGCCCAGACCGTTGGCGGCCGCGTCCAGCTCGCTATCGAGGGCTATGCAACCGCGTTTGAGGCCATCCCGCGGGCACTTGCCGAGAACTCCGGCTTCAACCCCATTGACAAGATTGTGGAACTCAAGAACGCCCATGCAAAGGGCAAGAAGAACGCCGGCCTGAACGTATACCAGGGCAAGGTCGTTGACATGCTCAGCGAAGGCGTCATCGAGCCGCTCCGTTCCAAGCGCCAGTCCATCCAGAGCGCATCCGAAACCGCGATCATGCTCATCCGTGTCGATGACATGATGATCACCCAGCAGGGTGGCAAGGCCGGTGCTGCTCCCCATATGTAA
- a CDS encoding orotate phosphoribosyltransferase-like protein, whose product MSSLDDLIGKAKVLLSEGHSPGQIADELSLSMETVTWLLTQAKGTSAPKDVHIDWTAVSSHAPMLEETAIMLLNRYYQSQKETTAGSPVADVIVGIALSGIPLATLIAVQEAAQLAIYHPAKQSQSERPTGSISGNFAPVTGQRCIIVDDVITSGNTMKEVVRYLKKHNATPVAIWVIFDKRGIRDIDGVPVCSLYKVSPV is encoded by the coding sequence ATGTCTTCGTTAGACGATCTGATTGGGAAAGCCAAGGTGCTTCTCTCGGAAGGGCACAGCCCGGGTCAGATTGCAGATGAACTCTCCCTTTCCATGGAAACGGTGACATGGCTCCTCACGCAGGCCAAGGGAACGTCCGCCCCAAAAGACGTCCATATCGACTGGACAGCAGTCTCCAGCCATGCCCCCATGCTTGAAGAGACCGCAATCATGCTCCTGAACCGGTACTACCAGTCCCAGAAGGAGACGACTGCGGGTTCACCGGTTGCGGACGTGATCGTGGGGATCGCTCTCTCGGGCATCCCGCTTGCCACCCTGATTGCAGTCCAGGAGGCGGCCCAGCTCGCAATCTACCACCCGGCAAAGCAGAGCCAGAGCGAGAGACCCACGGGGTCAATCAGCGGGAACTTCGCACCCGTTACTGGCCAGCGCTGCATCATTGTCGACGATGTCATCACCTCCGGCAATACCATGAAGGAAGTCGTCCGGTACCTCAAGAAGCACAATGCGACCCCTGTTGCGATCTGGGTCATCTTTGACAAGCGCGGCATCAGGGATATTGATGGCGTGCCGGTCTGTTCACTCTACAAGGTATCTCCGGTGTAG
- a CDS encoding NOB1 family endonuclease gives MKAVLDASVFFSDIPLEGDLFTTPSVCDELVDIRAKGNFEKLCTAGLTVVSPARTSLQAVDRAAEKSRDSGVISGTDRDLLALAKELGAMLYTDDFAIQNVAGVLGVRTHAIFQRKARPVRWKYRCTGCGRYYSHDGDCPVCGAAIKRKLK, from the coding sequence ATGAAGGCTGTCCTTGATGCCAGTGTCTTCTTTTCTGATATCCCGTTAGAGGGAGACCTCTTCACAACACCGTCCGTCTGCGATGAACTCGTGGATATCCGGGCAAAAGGGAACTTCGAGAAACTGTGCACAGCGGGGCTTACCGTTGTCTCTCCGGCCCGGACGAGTCTCCAGGCTGTGGACCGGGCAGCGGAGAAGAGCCGGGACAGCGGCGTGATCTCCGGTACCGACCGCGATCTCCTCGCCCTTGCAAAGGAGCTCGGAGCCATGCTGTACACCGATGATTTTGCCATCCAGAATGTTGCGGGGGTGCTCGGTGTCAGGACACACGCCATTTTTCAGAGAAAAGCACGCCCGGTCCGCTGGAAGTACCGGTGCACGGGATGCGGCCGCTATTACAGTCACGACGGCGATTGCCCGGTCTGCGGTGCAGCAATTAAAAGAAAACTTAAATAG
- a CDS encoding ribose-phosphate diphosphokinase encodes MYLVDKRRAGTGAGNGSMKVMCTERSQVLGARVARALKVPVASVAFSRFPDGEQYLLAGDPDDETLIVASVVDNDVLVQLMLLADACESSRTRLVLPYMAYARQDKQFKKGEPLSARAVAKALSRGVAEVITVNIHDPAVLEHFTVPARNISIAAEIGAYVGTLGLNNPLILAPDDGALAFAGQVAATGGWEYDHLDKTRLSGVEVRMAPKNVCAASRPVVIVDDIISTGGTIATATGMLYQQGATDVYAACVHGVLTGGAYARLMAAGVRDVISSDTIERGCSRVSAAGTIAAAVRTP; translated from the coding sequence ATGTACTTGGTTGATAAGCGCCGGGCAGGCACCGGGGCGGGGAACGGTTCCATGAAAGTGATGTGTACAGAACGGTCGCAGGTGCTCGGTGCCCGCGTTGCACGGGCGCTGAAAGTTCCGGTTGCAAGTGTCGCCTTTTCCCGGTTTCCCGATGGCGAGCAGTATCTTTTGGCAGGCGATCCCGACGATGAGACGCTGATCGTTGCAAGCGTTGTGGACAACGATGTACTCGTCCAGCTGATGCTCCTTGCTGATGCCTGTGAATCCTCCCGTACACGTCTCGTGCTCCCCTACATGGCCTATGCGCGCCAGGACAAGCAGTTCAAAAAGGGAGAACCCCTCTCGGCACGTGCCGTTGCAAAAGCGCTCAGCCGCGGAGTGGCGGAAGTCATCACTGTCAACATCCACGACCCGGCGGTGCTGGAACACTTCACTGTGCCGGCGCGGAACATCTCCATTGCAGCGGAGATCGGGGCCTACGTCGGGACACTGGGCCTGAACAATCCCCTTATCCTGGCACCGGACGACGGCGCCCTTGCGTTTGCCGGGCAGGTCGCGGCAACCGGCGGGTGGGAATACGACCACCTGGACAAGACGCGGCTTTCCGGCGTCGAGGTCCGTATGGCACCAAAGAACGTCTGTGCGGCCTCCCGCCCGGTCGTCATCGTCGACGATATCATCTCGACCGGTGGCACCATCGCAACGGCGACGGGCATGCTCTACCAGCAGGGAGCAACCGATGTCTATGCTGCCTGTGTCCACGGGGTCCTGACCGGGGGCGCCTATGCCCGGCTCATGGCTGCCGGGGTCCGCGATGTCATCAGCAGCGACACGATCGAGCGGGGCTGCAGCAGGGTATCGGCTGCCGGAACCATTGCAGCGGCGGTACGAACGCCCTGA
- the lonB gene encoding ATP-dependent protease LonB, giving the protein MESAPEQPLPEEPVQPEAAAPELSPSPATATAATPEGGVATSSQIEVPASLIDQVIGQERAVEVIRKAAIQRRHVMMIGSPGTGKSMLAKAMAELLPKEELQDILVYPNSDDSNNPVIRTVAGGRGKQIVAAHKAEAKKKSQFRQTLMMLLMLGIAGYAIITMQLLMGLIAGAFVFMALRYSTPREEAMVPKLLVSNDTKNIAPFIDGTGSHAGALLGDVRHDPFQSGGLETPAHDRVEAGAIHRSNGGVLFIDEINTLDPHSQQNLLTALQEGEFPITGQSERSSGAMVRTEPVPCKFVMVAAGNIDAIQGMHPALRSRIRGYGYEVYMAESMEDTPENRQKYVRFIAQEVKNDGKIPHFDQSGIDEIIREARRRSNRKGHLTLKLRDMGGLIRVAGDIARQENAPITTAAHVITAKKTARSIEDQVSDEVTRHLREYEMTVVEGTRIGRVNGLAVTGSDAGSVLPIMAEVTPAIGKEGGEVIATGMLKEIAQESIKNVSALLKKFTGKDVKNIDIHIQFIGTYMGVEGDSASVSVATAVVSAIEGIPVRQDLAMTGSLSVRGDVLPIGGVTYKIEAAAKAGIKTVLIPRMNVGDVLIEEKYKPLVTIIPVDTIDDVLKYALVPENSESFLTKLKKMAMRSTAMIAEAPEINPTTA; this is encoded by the coding sequence ATGGAAAGTGCACCAGAACAACCACTCCCGGAAGAGCCGGTACAACCGGAAGCTGCGGCTCCCGAGTTGTCCCCTTCCCCGGCAACCGCGACAGCGGCAACCCCGGAGGGCGGAGTTGCGACATCATCGCAGATCGAAGTCCCTGCATCGTTAATCGACCAGGTGATCGGCCAGGAGCGGGCAGTAGAGGTCATCCGGAAAGCAGCGATCCAGCGCCGGCACGTGATGATGATCGGGAGCCCCGGTACCGGTAAGTCGATGCTTGCAAAGGCGATGGCCGAACTCCTGCCCAAGGAGGAGCTGCAGGACATCCTCGTGTACCCGAATTCCGATGACTCGAATAACCCGGTCATCCGGACTGTTGCCGGGGGAAGGGGCAAGCAGATCGTTGCTGCCCACAAGGCCGAAGCGAAGAAGAAGTCCCAGTTCCGGCAGACCCTTATGATGCTCCTGATGCTCGGTATTGCCGGGTACGCCATCATCACCATGCAGCTCCTGATGGGGCTGATTGCCGGGGCATTCGTCTTCATGGCCCTGCGGTACTCTACTCCAAGGGAAGAGGCGATGGTGCCCAAACTCCTTGTCTCGAACGACACCAAGAACATCGCCCCCTTCATTGACGGCACAGGATCCCATGCCGGCGCCCTGTTGGGCGATGTCCGGCACGATCCCTTCCAGAGCGGCGGTCTTGAGACCCCGGCGCATGACCGGGTCGAGGCCGGTGCAATCCACCGGTCGAACGGCGGCGTCCTCTTCATCGACGAGATCAACACGCTGGACCCCCACTCCCAGCAGAACCTGCTCACGGCCCTGCAGGAAGGGGAGTTCCCCATCACCGGGCAGAGCGAGCGGTCGAGCGGTGCCATGGTCAGGACGGAGCCGGTCCCCTGTAAGTTCGTGATGGTTGCAGCGGGCAATATCGACGCCATCCAGGGAATGCACCCCGCACTCCGGTCCCGTATCCGGGGGTACGGGTACGAGGTCTACATGGCCGAGAGCATGGAGGACACGCCCGAGAACCGGCAGAAGTATGTCCGGTTCATCGCCCAGGAGGTCAAGAACGATGGCAAGATCCCGCACTTCGACCAGAGCGGCATCGATGAGATCATCCGGGAAGCCCGCCGGCGATCGAACCGGAAAGGCCACCTTACCCTCAAACTCCGTGATATGGGTGGTTTGATCCGGGTTGCTGGTGATATTGCCCGTCAGGAAAACGCTCCGATAACCACGGCAGCACATGTCATCACGGCAAAGAAGACCGCCCGGTCGATCGAGGACCAGGTCTCGGATGAAGTCACCCGGCACCTGCGCGAATACGAGATGACGGTCGTGGAGGGCACCCGCATCGGCCGCGTGAACGGCCTTGCGGTAACCGGCAGCGATGCCGGTTCGGTACTGCCCATCATGGCAGAGGTTACTCCGGCAATAGGAAAGGAAGGTGGCGAAGTAATTGCCACCGGGATGCTCAAGGAGATTGCCCAGGAATCGATCAAGAATGTCAGCGCACTCCTGAAAAAATTCACCGGCAAGGATGTCAAGAACATCGATATCCACATCCAGTTCATCGGCACCTACATGGGTGTGGAGGGTGACTCGGCCTCGGTGAGTGTTGCGACCGCTGTTGTCAGCGCCATCGAAGGTATCCCGGTACGTCAGGACCTTGCGATGACCGGTTCGCTTTCGGTGCGGGGCGATGTGCTCCCAATCGGTGGTGTCACCTACAAGATCGAAGCAGCAGCGAAGGCAGGGATCAAGACGGTTCTCATTCCCCGGATGAATGTTGGCGATGTGTTGATCGAGGAAAAGTACAAACCGCTCGTTACTATTATCCCTGTCGACACGATCGATGATGTTCTCAAATACGCTCTCGTACCGGAGAACTCGGAGAGTTTCCTCACCAAGCTCAAAAAGATGGCGATGCGGTCCACTGCAATGATCGCAGAAGCGCCGGAGATCAATCCGACAACGGCCTGA
- a CDS encoding TldD/PmbA family protein: MDGISYYDLRHVTGEITHIDIDNGIIESAGTSFFNKAILRVLVRSGWGVLQIDNFSPCIGRKFDEMLEQAARLAVITEEQVVLGDVTRRQLPVPPMNEDPREISLEEKSAILSEIEKSATLPLVVNRRANYTEKFEQVHFSDSSGNEFTYAMGRSGFNVLAVASRNGNVQMGYEREHSIHGFNLRHQQDAGRKAAQTAVSLLDAVAAKGGKMRTVLDPELAGVFAHEAIGHASEGDLIQEGSSVLKGRTGERIGNETLTIVDDPSLCEFGFDPVDAEGVAVARTEIIRRGVVNAFLHNRESLAAIGNGVAGHARAMPGEPPLVRMSNTFIENGDSTKEEIFAECKNGIFLAGSRGGQVDPGRGIFQFNAEYGYLVENGECTKMVRDVSLSGEILSTLYQIVLCGNDRKMSPGYCGKGGQSVPVSDGAPHVLLVDAVVGGSGMD, encoded by the coding sequence ATGGACGGCATCTCCTACTACGACCTGAGACACGTGACCGGCGAGATCACGCACATCGACATCGACAACGGCATTATCGAATCTGCCGGGACTTCGTTTTTCAACAAGGCCATCCTCCGGGTCCTTGTCCGGTCCGGGTGGGGCGTGCTCCAGATCGACAATTTTTCTCCCTGTATCGGCCGGAAGTTTGACGAGATGCTCGAACAGGCGGCCCGCCTTGCCGTGATAACGGAGGAGCAGGTTGTTCTTGGCGATGTTACCCGCCGCCAGCTGCCGGTCCCTCCCATGAATGAGGATCCGCGGGAGATCAGCCTTGAAGAGAAATCGGCGATCCTTTCTGAAATCGAGAAGAGTGCCACGCTCCCGCTCGTCGTCAACCGGCGGGCGAACTACACCGAGAAGTTCGAGCAGGTCCACTTCTCCGACAGTTCCGGCAACGAGTTCACGTACGCGATGGGGCGGTCGGGGTTCAATGTCCTTGCCGTGGCATCGCGGAACGGCAATGTCCAGATGGGGTACGAACGGGAGCACTCCATCCACGGGTTCAACCTCCGGCACCAGCAGGATGCGGGCAGGAAAGCGGCACAAACAGCAGTCTCCCTGCTGGATGCGGTTGCTGCGAAAGGAGGGAAGATGCGGACAGTGCTCGATCCGGAGCTGGCCGGTGTCTTTGCCCATGAAGCCATTGGCCATGCGAGCGAGGGCGACCTGATCCAGGAGGGGAGTTCGGTCCTGAAAGGGAGGACCGGGGAACGGATTGGGAACGAGACCCTGACAATCGTTGATGATCCCAGTCTCTGCGAGTTCGGGTTTGACCCTGTCGATGCAGAGGGGGTTGCCGTTGCCCGGACCGAGATCATCCGGCGCGGCGTGGTCAATGCCTTCCTCCACAATCGCGAGTCGCTCGCCGCAATCGGGAACGGTGTTGCCGGCCATGCCCGTGCCATGCCGGGCGAGCCCCCGCTGGTGCGGATGAGCAACACGTTCATCGAGAACGGCGACTCCACAAAAGAGGAGATCTTTGCTGAATGCAAAAACGGGATCTTCCTTGCCGGTTCCCGTGGGGGGCAAGTCGACCCGGGCAGGGGTATCTTCCAGTTCAACGCGGAGTACGGCTATCTTGTTGAGAATGGCGAGTGCACGAAGATGGTCCGCGATGTCTCCCTGTCGGGCGAGATCCTCTCGACCCTGTACCAGATCGTGCTGTGCGGGAACGACCGGAAGATGAGCCCCGGATACTGTGGCAAGGGCGGCCAGAGCGTTCCCGTGAGCGACGGGGCTCCCCATGTTCTCTTAGTGGATGCGGTGGTGGGTGGCAGTGGAATGGATTGA